One Mus musculus strain C57BL/6J chromosome X, GRCm38.p6 C57BL/6J DNA window includes the following coding sequences:
- the Magea1 gene encoding melanoma antigen family A, 1: MADSRNTQYCSLQESAQAQQELDNDQETMETSEEEEDTTTSNKVYGSGIPSPPQSPQRAYSPCVALASIPDSPSEEASIKGSGGLEDPLYLLHNAQNTKVYDLVDFLVLNYQMKAFTTKAEMLESIGREYEEYYPLIFSEASECLKMVFGLDMVEVDPSVHSYILVTALGITYDGMMTDVQGMPKTGILIAVLSVIFMKGNYVSEEIIWEMVNNIGLCGGRDPYIHKDPRKLISEEFVQEGCLKYRQVPNSDPPSYGFLWGPRAFAETSKMKVLQFFASINKTHPRAYPEKYAEALRDEIYRTKAWILNRCSNFSDLLTF, encoded by the coding sequence ATGGCTGACTCCCGTAACACCCAATACTGCAGCCTCCAAGAGAGTGCTCAGGCCCAACAGGAATTAGACAATGACCAGGAAACCATGGAGAcgtcagaggaggaggaagataccACCACCTCAAATAAAGTGTATGGCAGTGGAATACCAAGTCCTCCCCAGAGTCCTCAGAGAGCCTACTCTCCCTGTGTGGCACTGGCCTCCATCCCTGATAGCCCATCTGAGGAAGCTTCCATCAAAGGATCAGGGGGCCTGGAAGACCCACTTTATTTGTTGCACAATGCACAGAACACAAAGGTGTATGACTTGGTGGACTTTCTGGTTTTAAACTATCAAATGAAGGCATTCACTACCAAAGCAGAAATGTTGGAAAGTATTGGTAGAGAGTATGAGGAGTACTACCCTCTGATCTTTAGTGAGGCCTCTGAGTGCTTGAAGATGGTCTTTGGCCTTGACATGGTAGAAGTGGACCCCTCTGTCCACTCCTATATCCTTGTCACTGCCCTGGGGATCACCTATGATGGCATGATGACTGATGTCCAGGGTATGCCCAAGACAGGTATCCTCATAGCTGTACTGAGTGTCATTTTCATGAAGGGAAACTATGTCAGTGAGGAGATTATCTGGGAAATGGTGAATAACATAGGATTGTGTGGTGGGAGGGATCCTTACATACATAAAGACCCCAGGAAGCTCATCTCTGAGGAGTTTGTGCAGGAAGGGTGCCTGAAATACAGGCAGGTGCCCAATAGTGATCCTCCTAGCTATGGGTTCCTGTGGGGCCCAAGGGCTTTTGCAGAAACCAGCAAAATGAAAGTCTTACAGTTTTTTGCCAGCATTAATAAGACTCATCCCAGAGCCTACCCTGAAAAGTATGCAGAGGCTTTGCGAGATGAGATATACAGGACCAAGGCCTGGATCTTGAACAGATGCTCCAACTTCTCTGACCTGCTCACATTCTAG